In Amycolatopsis sp. EV170708-02-1, the following are encoded in one genomic region:
- a CDS encoding sensor histidine kinase, with amino-acid sequence MVNLRWVSTQWRYGPAWYLPVALTLFVGSLLPALQSHGTRFGGLPDRPYDALAVVGIALQCVPLVVCGRWPVTCFALVSLGFAVDQFGGYHSFAGTALPIAVLTVGLRLERRRRLVAIVFTAVFLASAIAFVSLGGTEPLTGYVTFYLALVLAWGIGTALRSSRIAEVERRRRVAEETRAAERARIAAELHDVVTHHVTAMVVQAEAARYLTDARLEQSLTAVADTGRLAITDLRHLLDVVDPGRGAEAIPTLVERTRRAGQPVEFSEQGEPTAGGAGPVAYRVVQEALTNALKHARGSRTSVLVRHGDGEITVSVDTEESVSTVESAGGGRGLAGLRERIDVLDGEFSAGRRRDGGFSVRARIPAGNPS; translated from the coding sequence GTGGTCAACCTTCGGTGGGTCTCGACGCAGTGGCGGTACGGCCCGGCCTGGTACCTCCCGGTCGCCCTGACCCTCTTCGTGGGATCACTGCTCCCGGCGTTGCAGAGCCACGGAACGCGGTTCGGCGGGCTGCCGGACCGCCCGTACGACGCGCTGGCCGTCGTCGGGATCGCCCTGCAATGCGTCCCGCTGGTCGTGTGCGGCCGGTGGCCGGTCACCTGTTTCGCCCTGGTGTCGCTCGGGTTCGCCGTCGACCAGTTCGGGGGCTATCACTCGTTCGCCGGCACGGCGCTGCCGATCGCCGTGCTGACCGTGGGTCTCCGTCTGGAGCGGCGTCGTCGCCTGGTGGCGATCGTGTTCACCGCGGTGTTCCTCGCGTCGGCGATCGCGTTCGTTTCGCTCGGCGGGACGGAGCCCCTGACGGGCTACGTGACCTTCTATCTCGCGCTGGTACTGGCATGGGGGATCGGGACGGCGTTGCGATCCAGCCGGATCGCGGAAGTGGAACGTCGCCGCCGTGTCGCCGAGGAGACGCGGGCGGCCGAACGCGCCCGCATCGCCGCCGAACTCCACGACGTCGTGACCCATCACGTCACGGCGATGGTCGTGCAAGCCGAAGCCGCCCGGTATCTGACCGATGCGCGGCTCGAACAGAGCTTGACCGCCGTGGCCGACACCGGACGGCTGGCCATCACCGATCTCCGCCACCTGCTCGACGTGGTCGATCCCGGCCGCGGCGCCGAAGCGATCCCGACCCTCGTGGAGCGCACGCGCCGGGCGGGGCAGCCGGTGGAGTTCTCCGAGCAGGGCGAGCCCACGGCGGGGGGCGCCGGTCCGGTGGCCTACCGCGTCGTGCAGGAGGCGCTGACCAACGCGCTGAAACACGCCCGCGGCAGCCGCACCTCGGTGCTGGTGCGCCACGGGGACGGGGAGATCACCGTCTCCGTGGACACGGAGGAATCCGTGTCCACTGTGGAATCCGCCGGCGGGGGAAGGGGCCTCGCCGGGCTGCGCGAACGGATCGACGTCCTGGACGGTGAATTCAGCGCGGGCCGCAGAAGAGACGGCGGGTTCTCCGTTCGCGCCCGCATTCCGGCGGGGAACCCGTCGTGA
- a CDS encoding VOC family protein, whose amino-acid sequence MVERKKGPRFRQVVLDCTDVRALAEFYRRLLVWDYRPGDEAGDDKDWLVLRNPDGGAQLAFQQVDRLPEASWPDAEPVPQQLHLDLTVESVKDLEEQHARVLELGGRLRYDRSEDPEEPLRVYADPAGHPFCVFVA is encoded by the coding sequence TTGGTTGAGCGGAAAAAGGGGCCGAGGTTCCGTCAGGTGGTGCTGGATTGCACCGACGTCCGCGCGCTGGCGGAGTTCTACCGGCGTCTTCTGGTCTGGGACTACCGCCCCGGTGACGAGGCCGGCGACGACAAGGACTGGCTGGTGCTGCGAAACCCGGACGGCGGGGCGCAACTCGCCTTCCAGCAGGTCGATCGGCTGCCGGAGGCGAGCTGGCCGGACGCCGAACCCGTACCCCAGCAACTCCACCTGGACCTGACCGTGGAGTCGGTCAAGGACCTGGAAGAGCAGCACGCCCGCGTCCTCGAACTCGGCGGGCGGCTCCGGTACGACCGCAGCGAAGACCCGGAAGAACCCCTGCGGGTGTACGCGGATCCGGCCGGGCATCCGTTCTGCGTCTTCGTCGCCTGA
- a CDS encoding cellulase family glycosylhydrolase, which translates to MRIKSVLLAVLVTAGIVIPPTAVASADPSGWVAPLSTRGRYIVDAAGDRFKLKAANWHGASGTWTGSGDVNDPAAHHAGEIAYQTPLGLDRASIDTVIDGLAELGLNSVRLPFSNAMIHDTKPVPDLPANPGLRGLTPLQVYDRVVERLTARGFAVILNNHTTTSRWCCGLDGNERWNTAQTEQRWQDDWLFMVRRYAANKRVVGADLYNEVRRNVFDDPNWGWGNGTDWQRASQRVADRIQTEANPDLLLIVEGINWTGLPVDGLPHGRPTLEPARTLSHTLVDSGKLVYAAHFYGYTGPNHSGATGTGETHDPRYRDLSPQELRDVLYRQAFFVSAETGKHYTAPLWISEFGEGRHTTDAASRAWFENFVRHLAETDTDFAYWPAVGFHQDGTGNGWSLLSWDTGGRRVDVLDGADWRGPAWRRLVDAPSRSGRIPDAERWSMLNLDYADFQASRKIRAMADWNPGARKGACPDGQRLSALSHTGNRGLCTGTLAAPAGYAVVRDESYVDTDWASGYTKVQCPPGHAAVGYSVTGAAFSALLCGRSPTPLGRTGRTVWFDRGDNRPSGNPGGDFASGHYKGQCAPGEYVAGVAYTGRVGSNRTPDALLCRV; encoded by the coding sequence GTGAGGATCAAGAGTGTGCTGCTCGCCGTCCTGGTGACCGCCGGAATCGTGATTCCCCCGACCGCCGTCGCCTCGGCGGACCCGTCGGGTTGGGTGGCGCCGCTCAGCACGCGCGGCCGCTACATCGTCGACGCGGCGGGCGACCGGTTCAAGTTGAAGGCCGCCAACTGGCACGGCGCGAGCGGTACGTGGACCGGGTCGGGCGACGTGAACGATCCGGCCGCGCACCACGCCGGTGAGATCGCCTACCAGACCCCGCTCGGGCTGGACCGGGCGTCGATCGACACCGTCATCGACGGGCTGGCGGAGCTGGGCCTGAACAGTGTCCGGCTGCCCTTCTCCAACGCGATGATCCACGACACCAAGCCGGTCCCCGACCTCCCGGCGAACCCGGGTCTGCGGGGCCTGACCCCGTTGCAGGTCTACGATCGCGTCGTCGAGCGGCTGACCGCGCGCGGGTTCGCGGTGATCCTCAACAATCACACCACGACGTCCCGCTGGTGCTGCGGTCTCGACGGCAACGAACGCTGGAACACCGCGCAGACCGAGCAGCGGTGGCAGGACGACTGGCTGTTCATGGTCCGCCGCTACGCCGCGAACAAGCGGGTCGTCGGCGCCGATCTGTACAACGAAGTCCGTCGTAACGTCTTCGACGATCCCAACTGGGGCTGGGGAAACGGCACGGACTGGCAACGTGCGAGCCAGCGCGTTGCCGACCGCATCCAGACCGAGGCCAACCCCGACCTGCTGCTCATCGTCGAGGGCATCAACTGGACCGGCCTGCCCGTGGACGGCCTTCCCCACGGCAGGCCGACGCTGGAGCCGGCCCGCACGCTCTCGCATACGCTCGTGGACTCCGGAAAGCTGGTCTACGCCGCGCATTTCTACGGGTACACGGGGCCGAATCATTCCGGGGCGACCGGCACCGGCGAGACACACGACCCGCGCTACCGTGACCTGTCACCCCAGGAACTACGCGATGTCCTTTACCGGCAAGCGTTCTTCGTCTCGGCGGAGACCGGCAAGCACTACACCGCGCCGCTCTGGATCAGCGAGTTCGGCGAAGGCCGTCACACCACCGACGCGGCGAGCCGTGCCTGGTTCGAGAACTTCGTCCGCCATCTCGCCGAGACCGACACGGATTTCGCCTACTGGCCCGCGGTCGGTTTCCACCAGGACGGCACGGGCAACGGGTGGTCGCTGCTCTCGTGGGACACCGGCGGCCGACGCGTCGACGTGCTCGACGGCGCGGACTGGCGTGGCCCGGCTTGGCGGCGGCTGGTGGACGCGCCGTCGCGCTCCGGCCGGATCCCCGACGCCGAGCGCTGGTCGATGCTGAACCTCGACTACGCCGATTTCCAGGCCTCGCGCAAGATTCGCGCGATGGCGGACTGGAATCCGGGCGCGCGCAAGGGCGCCTGCCCCGACGGCCAGCGGCTCAGCGCCCTTTCCCACACCGGGAACCGGGGCCTGTGCACCGGCACGCTCGCCGCGCCGGCGGGATACGCCGTGGTCCGCGACGAGTCCTATGTGGACACGGACTGGGCGTCCGGCTACACCAAGGTGCAATGCCCGCCAGGGCACGCCGCCGTCGGCTACAGCGTCACCGGCGCGGCGTTCTCCGCCCTCCTGTGCGGCCGCTCCCCCACTCCGCTGGGCCGCACCGGCCGGACGGTCTGGTTCGACCGCGGCGACAACCGGCCGTCCGGGAATCCCGGCGGAGACTTCGCGTCGGGCCATTACAAGGGGCAATGCGCTCCGGGCGAGTACGTCGCCGGTGTCGCGTATACCGGCCGTGTCGGCTCGAATCGCACTCCGGACGCGTTGCTCTGCCGTGTCTGA
- a CDS encoding cysteine hydrolase family protein, producing MTTALIIGDLQRGITGNYPFTGTVLPPIRSLLPRARAAGALVVFVHFALRGNGADLPPGNALFKSFHEAGDTFHEGSAGTEIDLPVADEDVVVLKRRASAFAGTDLDLVLRARGVGTVAIAGVATSAMVAATAYDAADRGYHVTVLRDGCADGDQAMHDFFVDAVFPSRGFEVVKCADWPGE from the coding sequence ATGACCACCGCGTTGATCATCGGTGACCTTCAGCGAGGTATCACGGGCAATTACCCGTTCACCGGAACAGTCCTGCCGCCGATCAGGAGTCTGCTGCCGCGGGCGCGGGCGGCCGGCGCGCTCGTCGTGTTCGTCCACTTCGCACTCCGCGGCAACGGGGCCGACCTGCCGCCCGGGAACGCGTTGTTCAAGTCCTTCCACGAAGCGGGCGACACCTTCCACGAGGGCTCGGCCGGGACCGAGATCGATCTGCCGGTGGCCGACGAGGACGTGGTCGTGCTGAAACGCCGTGCCAGCGCGTTCGCGGGCACCGATCTCGATCTCGTGCTCCGCGCCCGCGGCGTCGGCACCGTCGCGATCGCCGGGGTCGCGACCAGCGCGATGGTGGCCGCGACGGCCTACGACGCGGCGGACCGCGGCTATCACGTGACCGTGCTGCGCGACGGTTGCGCGGACGGCGATCAGGCGATGCACGACTTCTTCGTGGACGCGGTCTTCCCGAGCCGGGGGTTCGAGGTCGTGAAGTGTGCGGACTGGCCCGGCGAATAA
- a CDS encoding nuclear transport factor 2 family protein, with translation MPTFREAVEAKDAAAIEALLADDVVFTSPVAFKPYQGKAITAAILRGVMRVFEDFRYVREIHDGAHHVYEFEATVDGLEINGCDLLTFDAEGKIIDFKVMVRPLRAAQALAARMGAQFEAIKADALG, from the coding sequence ATGCCCACGTTCCGTGAAGCAGTCGAAGCGAAGGACGCCGCCGCGATCGAGGCGTTGCTCGCCGACGACGTGGTCTTCACCAGCCCGGTGGCGTTCAAGCCCTATCAGGGGAAGGCGATCACGGCGGCGATCCTGCGCGGGGTCATGCGGGTGTTCGAGGATTTCCGCTATGTCCGCGAGATCCACGACGGCGCGCACCACGTGTACGAGTTCGAAGCGACCGTCGACGGGCTCGAAATCAACGGCTGCGACCTGCTGACCTTCGACGCCGAGGGCAAGATCATCGACTTCAAGGTGATGGTGCGGCCGCTGCGGGCGGCGCAGGCGCTCGCAGCGCGCATGGGCGCCCAGTTCGAGGCCATCAAGGCGGACGCGCTCGGCTGA
- a CDS encoding YkvA family protein, with protein MTGSFWWDLLLGLAGALLVAWLALVVALVVARPRGGALREALRLLPDVLRLIRRLAADETLSRGVRIRLALLLVYLALPIDLVPDFIPVLGYADDAIIVVLVLRGVVRRAGLDAVREHWPGTDDGFGALARLTGFPAATA; from the coding sequence ATGACCGGGTCGTTCTGGTGGGATCTCCTGCTCGGCCTCGCCGGTGCGCTGCTCGTGGCCTGGCTCGCGCTCGTCGTGGCACTCGTCGTCGCCCGGCCGCGGGGCGGAGCACTCCGGGAAGCACTGCGGCTGCTGCCCGACGTACTGCGGCTCATCCGCCGTCTGGCCGCGGACGAGACCCTGTCCCGCGGCGTCCGGATCAGGCTCGCGCTGCTGCTCGTCTACCTCGCCCTGCCGATCGATCTCGTCCCCGACTTCATCCCCGTTCTGGGCTACGCCGACGACGCCATCATCGTCGTCCTCGTCCTGCGTGGCGTCGTCCGCCGCGCCGGGCTCGACGCCGTCCGCGAGCACTGGCCCGGTACCGACGACGGGTTCGGCGCACTCGCCCGCCTGACCGGTTTCCCCGCCGCCACGGCCTGA
- a CDS encoding PadR family transcriptional regulator, with product MALRNAILATLLDGESSGYDLAKSFNASVANFWTATPQQLYRELDKMESQGLVAARIVEQQRRPNKRLFSLTDAGAAELADFTTRAPKPTAIRDELLVQVQAVEAGDDEEIRRAVAERMAVAETKLKRFERLRERLLGDSVEAEFLATAPRVGPYLTLARGIIFEQENIRWCEQVLAVLEQR from the coding sequence ATGGCGCTGCGGAACGCGATCCTCGCGACGCTCCTGGACGGTGAGTCCTCGGGCTACGACCTGGCGAAGAGCTTCAACGCGTCGGTCGCCAACTTCTGGACGGCGACACCGCAGCAGCTCTACCGCGAGCTGGACAAGATGGAATCGCAGGGCCTGGTGGCGGCCCGGATCGTGGAACAGCAACGGCGTCCCAACAAGCGACTCTTCTCCTTGACCGACGCCGGCGCGGCCGAACTCGCCGACTTCACCACGCGGGCGCCGAAGCCGACCGCGATCCGCGACGAGCTGCTGGTGCAGGTCCAGGCGGTCGAGGCGGGCGACGACGAGGAGATCCGGCGCGCGGTCGCGGAGAGGATGGCCGTCGCCGAAACGAAGCTCAAACGGTTCGAGCGCCTTCGGGAGCGCTTGCTCGGCGACTCCGTCGAGGCGGAGTTCCTCGCCACTGCGCCCCGCGTCGGGCCGTATCTGACCCTTGCCCGTGGGATCATCTTCGAGCAGGAGAACATTCGCTGGTGCGAGCAGGTTCTCGCGGTGCTCGAACAGAGGTGA
- a CDS encoding aldo/keto reductase yields the protein METKRLGRTEVEVTRLGFGGGPLGGLFAPLDDDTAAGALAAAWDGGIRYYDTSPHYGIGHSERRIGEFLRSRPRASYVLSTKVGRLLIPQDPDGKLDPAGFHVPAAHRRVRDFTRDGIRRSVEDSLERMGLDRIDVLYLHDAEEYFEDALRDGYPALAQLRSEGIVGAIGAGMYDTAMLTTLVRETDVDVVMQSGRHTLLDHSALDTFLPACEERGVSVIAASIFNSGLLAVPRPAEGAYFDYEAAAPEVVERANRIADVCEAHGVTLPQAAMAFPLQHPAVAGIAVGMRSAEEARSNLESFAAEVPAQVWADLRAAGLIRPTAIRVV from the coding sequence ATGGAGACGAAGCGACTCGGGCGCACCGAAGTCGAGGTGACGAGGCTGGGGTTCGGCGGTGGACCGCTCGGTGGCCTGTTCGCGCCGCTGGACGACGACACCGCGGCGGGGGCGCTGGCCGCGGCCTGGGACGGCGGGATTCGCTACTACGACACGTCTCCGCATTACGGGATCGGGCATTCCGAGCGCCGCATCGGCGAGTTCCTGCGCTCGCGGCCGCGTGCTTCCTACGTCCTGTCGACGAAGGTCGGCCGCCTGCTGATTCCCCAGGATCCGGACGGGAAGCTGGACCCGGCGGGCTTCCACGTGCCCGCGGCGCACCGCCGGGTCCGCGACTTCACGCGTGACGGGATCCGGCGCAGTGTCGAGGATTCGCTGGAGCGGATGGGCCTGGACCGGATCGACGTGCTGTACCTGCACGACGCCGAGGAGTACTTCGAAGACGCGCTGCGCGACGGCTATCCGGCCCTCGCGCAGCTGCGGTCGGAAGGGATCGTCGGCGCGATCGGCGCCGGCATGTACGACACGGCCATGCTGACCACTCTGGTCAGGGAGACCGATGTCGACGTGGTCATGCAGTCCGGGCGTCACACGCTGCTCGACCACAGCGCGCTCGACACTTTCCTTCCGGCGTGCGAGGAACGCGGTGTCTCGGTGATCGCGGCGTCGATCTTCAACTCGGGGCTGCTCGCCGTGCCGCGACCGGCCGAGGGTGCGTACTTCGACTACGAGGCCGCCGCTCCGGAGGTCGTGGAGCGGGCGAACCGGATCGCCGACGTGTGCGAGGCGCACGGCGTGACGCTTCCCCAGGCGGCGATGGCCTTCCCGCTGCAGCATCCGGCCGTCGCCGGCATCGCGGTCGGGATGCGGTCCGCCGAAGAGGCTCGAAGCAACTTGGAATCCTTCGCCGCGGAGGTTCCCGCGCAGGTCTGGGCCGATCTGCGGGCCGCGGGCTTGATCCGTCCGACAGCGATTAGGGTGGTCTGA
- a CDS encoding PQQ-dependent sugar dehydrogenase, producing the protein MLSSRRFPFPRRSRRALAVGVVGPLAGALAVGLVAAAPAGAAVPTGFTDTVAIGGLSSPTATAFAPDGRVFVAEKSGLVKVFDSLADPTATVFADLRTQTQDFWDRGLLGLAVDPAFPARPYVYVSYTLDAEPGGTAPRWGDTCPTPPGATDKGCVVTGRVSQLTMGSAGTAVSEKPLVTGWCQQFPSHSVGALAFGPDGALYAGGGDGASFTFADYGQAGNPCADPPSPAGTNLTPPTAEGGALRSQSPRRAAGQPVLLNGTVLRIDPDTGEGVPGNPFANSADANARRVIAYGARNQFRFGFRPGTGELWAGDVGWDTWEEINRVADVGDGVAENFGWPCFEGNARQAGYDGANLDRCESLYSSGGHSAPYYAYNHRAKVVASDPCPTGGSSISGIAFESGSNYPAEYSGALFFSDSSRGCIWAMQTVDGQPSASRLVPFVTGVNLPVQVLTGPGGDLFYVALGSGELRRVSHPGGTNRPPTAVATANPSSGPAPLTVRFDGASSTDPDAGDTLSYAWDLDADGAYDDSSAADPTWTYTAAAAVDAGLRVTDSHGASATTTVRVTVGNPEGLDPVPVIDGPAGTLTWSVGQTVAFSGRAVDAQDGQLPASALTWRLAIRHCATNGTCHTHNVQDFPGVASGSFVAPDHDYPSYLQLTLTATDSTGRTGSKTLDLQPKTVSLNFTSSPSQATLTVGGTQQRTPFSRTVIAGSTNSISADSPQKLPPLNLKYAFTGWAHGGARTQNIVAPGTSTTYQANYRLCWLLNPC; encoded by the coding sequence GTGCTGAGTTCCCGTCGTTTCCCGTTCCCCCGAAGATCGCGGCGCGCGCTGGCGGTGGGCGTCGTCGGCCCGCTGGCCGGCGCGCTCGCGGTCGGGCTCGTCGCCGCGGCACCCGCCGGAGCCGCCGTGCCCACCGGTTTCACCGACACGGTGGCGATCGGCGGGCTCAGCTCGCCGACCGCCACCGCTTTCGCGCCGGACGGCCGGGTGTTCGTCGCCGAGAAGAGCGGCCTGGTCAAGGTCTTCGACTCGCTCGCCGACCCGACGGCGACGGTGTTCGCCGACCTCCGCACGCAGACACAGGACTTCTGGGACCGCGGCCTGCTCGGGCTCGCCGTCGACCCCGCCTTTCCCGCCAGGCCGTACGTCTACGTCTCGTACACCCTCGACGCGGAGCCCGGCGGCACCGCGCCGCGATGGGGTGACACCTGCCCGACCCCGCCGGGCGCCACCGACAAGGGCTGCGTCGTGACCGGCCGCGTCTCCCAGCTGACGATGGGCTCGGCAGGCACGGCCGTGAGCGAGAAGCCGCTGGTCACGGGCTGGTGCCAGCAGTTCCCCAGCCACTCGGTCGGTGCCCTCGCCTTCGGCCCGGACGGCGCCCTGTACGCGGGTGGCGGCGACGGCGCCAGCTTCACCTTCGCCGACTACGGCCAGGCCGGGAACCCTTGTGCCGATCCGCCTTCGCCCGCCGGCACGAACCTCACGCCGCCGACGGCCGAAGGCGGCGCGCTGCGTTCGCAATCGCCGCGACGCGCCGCCGGGCAACCGGTCCTGCTCAACGGAACGGTGCTGCGCATCGACCCGGACACCGGCGAAGGCGTCCCTGGCAACCCCTTCGCGAACAGCGCCGACGCCAACGCCCGGCGCGTGATCGCCTACGGCGCGCGGAACCAGTTCCGGTTCGGCTTCCGGCCGGGCACCGGCGAGCTCTGGGCCGGCGACGTCGGGTGGGACACCTGGGAGGAGATCAACCGCGTCGCCGACGTCGGTGACGGCGTGGCGGAGAACTTCGGCTGGCCCTGCTTCGAAGGCAACGCCAGGCAAGCCGGTTACGACGGCGCGAACCTCGACCGGTGCGAATCGCTGTACTCCTCCGGCGGGCACTCCGCGCCGTATTACGCCTACAACCACCGCGCCAAAGTGGTCGCGAGCGACCCGTGCCCCACGGGCGGCTCTTCGATCAGCGGCATCGCGTTCGAATCCGGCAGCAACTACCCCGCCGAGTATTCCGGCGCGCTGTTCTTCTCCGACTCGTCCCGTGGCTGCATCTGGGCCATGCAGACCGTCGACGGCCAGCCGAGCGCGAGCCGTCTCGTGCCGTTCGTGACCGGCGTCAACCTCCCGGTGCAGGTGCTCACCGGACCGGGCGGCGACCTGTTCTACGTCGCGCTCGGCAGCGGCGAACTCCGTCGCGTCAGCCATCCCGGCGGCACCAACCGGCCGCCCACCGCGGTGGCCACGGCGAACCCGTCGAGCGGACCGGCGCCGCTGACGGTGCGATTCGACGGCGCCTCGTCCACCGACCCGGACGCCGGGGACACCCTGTCCTACGCCTGGGACCTCGACGCCGACGGCGCGTACGACGACTCGTCGGCCGCCGACCCCACCTGGACCTACACCGCGGCCGCCGCCGTCGACGCCGGGCTGCGGGTGACGGACTCCCACGGCGCGAGCGCGACCACGACGGTGCGGGTGACCGTCGGGAACCCGGAGGGCCTCGACCCGGTGCCGGTCATCGACGGCCCGGCGGGCACGCTGACCTGGTCGGTCGGCCAGACCGTGGCCTTCTCCGGCCGCGCCGTCGACGCCCAGGACGGGCAGCTCCCGGCATCGGCGCTGACCTGGCGGCTCGCGATCCGGCACTGCGCGACCAACGGCACCTGCCATACGCACAACGTCCAGGACTTCCCCGGCGTCGCGTCCGGCTCGTTCGTCGCGCCGGACCACGACTACCCGTCGTACCTGCAGCTGACCCTCACCGCGACCGACTCCACCGGCCGGACCGGCAGCAAGACCCTCGACCTCCAGCCGAAGACGGTGTCGCTGAACTTCACCTCCAGCCCCAGCCAGGCGACGCTCACCGTCGGCGGCACCCAGCAACGCACGCCGTTCTCCCGGACGGTGATCGCCGGATCCACCAACTCGATCAGCGCGGACAGCCCGCAGAAGCTGCCCCCGCTCAACCTGAAGTACGCCTTCACCGGCTGGGCGCACGGCGGCGCGCGGACGCAGAACATCGTCGCGCCGGGCACGTCCACGACCTACCAGGCGAACTATCGGCTCTGCTGGCTGTTGAACCCCTGCTGA
- a CDS encoding VOC family protein, whose amino-acid sequence MVSVKQVQVTFDCAKPERLARFWCEILGYVVPSPPEGFDTWDDYNRTLPPEKQDAGFVCSDPTGVGPRLYFQRVPEGKVVKNRVHLCVRAGTGLVGEERLAALQAESDRLTALGAVQQRVLLADEENESCIVMQDIEGNEFCLD is encoded by the coding sequence ATGGTGTCGGTCAAACAGGTCCAGGTCACGTTCGATTGCGCGAAACCCGAGCGCCTCGCCCGGTTCTGGTGCGAGATCCTGGGCTACGTCGTGCCCTCGCCGCCGGAAGGGTTCGACACCTGGGACGACTACAACCGCACGTTGCCGCCCGAGAAGCAGGACGCCGGCTTCGTCTGCAGTGACCCCACCGGAGTGGGACCGCGGCTGTACTTCCAGCGCGTTCCGGAAGGCAAGGTCGTCAAGAACCGGGTGCATCTCTGTGTCCGGGCAGGCACCGGGCTCGTCGGCGAGGAGCGCCTCGCCGCGCTCCAGGCCGAATCCGACCGCCTGACGGCGCTCGGGGCGGTGCAGCAGCGTGTCCTGCTCGCCGACGAGGAGAACGAGTCGTGCATCGTCATGCAGGACATCGAGGGCAACGAGTTCTGTCTCGACTGA
- a CDS encoding response regulator transcription factor, with protein MTAPTRVLVCDDQMLVRTGLVTIIDAQPDLEVAGECGDGRTAVELAARLRPDVVVMDVRMPVLDGIEATRLLAGAGVAEPGKVLVVTTFNLDEYVYRALRAGASGFLLKDSPPDRLLHGIRTVAAGAALLDPEVTRQLVGRYAARIRPAEDEAPAESPLTPRELEVLRLIADGRSNSEIAAALMISQETVKTFVSRMLAKLGLRDRVQAVIYAFRHGLVT; from the coding sequence GTGACCGCGCCGACCAGGGTGCTGGTCTGCGACGACCAGATGCTGGTGCGCACCGGCCTGGTGACGATCATCGACGCGCAGCCCGACCTCGAGGTGGCGGGCGAATGCGGTGACGGGCGGACGGCGGTCGAGCTCGCCGCCCGCCTGCGCCCGGACGTCGTGGTGATGGACGTGCGCATGCCGGTGCTCGACGGAATCGAAGCCACCCGCCTGCTGGCGGGCGCCGGCGTGGCCGAACCGGGCAAGGTCCTGGTGGTGACCACGTTCAATCTCGACGAGTACGTCTACCGGGCGTTGCGCGCCGGTGCGAGCGGGTTCCTGCTCAAGGACAGCCCGCCCGACCGGCTGCTGCACGGGATCCGCACCGTGGCCGCCGGCGCCGCCCTGCTGGATCCCGAAGTGACCCGGCAGCTGGTGGGCCGGTACGCCGCCCGGATCCGGCCCGCCGAGGACGAAGCCCCGGCCGAAAGCCCGCTGACTCCCCGCGAGCTGGAGGTCCTCCGGCTCATCGCGGACGGCCGGTCCAACAGCGAGATCGCCGCGGCGCTCATGATCAGCCAGGAGACCGTCAAGACGTTCGTTTCGCGCATGCTCGCCAAACTCGGGCTCCGCGACCGGGTCCAGGCGGTCATCTACGCCTTCCGCCACGGCCTCGTGACTTGA
- a CDS encoding Chromate resistance protein ChrB — MTDESSEPGWLVISVSTAGAPDSLRVQVWRKLRSLGALYLQQSVCLLPARTEVVREIRRLLDRVRHQGGTARALPMAFTAPAEERAVIAELNEARDAEYAEVLERLPELRRELADERARGNATYAEVEESEADLHRFRSWLAKIAARDYFAAPLGREARDAVELAAAELAAFEEAALRAEAPEAGKPR; from the coding sequence GTGACTGACGAATCCAGCGAACCGGGCTGGCTGGTGATCAGCGTGTCCACCGCCGGCGCGCCGGACTCGCTGCGCGTGCAGGTCTGGCGCAAACTCCGCTCCCTCGGCGCGCTCTACCTGCAGCAATCGGTCTGCCTGCTGCCCGCGCGGACGGAGGTGGTGCGGGAGATCCGCCGCCTGCTCGACCGGGTCCGCCATCAGGGTGGGACGGCTCGCGCGCTGCCGATGGCGTTCACCGCCCCGGCCGAGGAGCGAGCGGTGATCGCCGAACTGAACGAGGCCCGCGACGCCGAGTACGCCGAAGTCCTGGAGCGGCTGCCCGAGCTTCGGCGGGAACTCGCGGACGAGCGGGCCCGCGGCAACGCCACCTACGCGGAAGTCGAAGAATCCGAGGCCGACTTGCACCGGTTCCGCAGCTGGCTGGCCAAAATCGCCGCCCGCGACTATTTCGCCGCACCCCTCGGGCGGGAGGCCCGCGACGCCGTCGAGCTGGCCGCGGCCGAACTCGCCGCCTTCGAGGAAGCCGCCCTGCGCGCTGAAGCGCCCGAGGCGGGGAAGCCGCGATGA